A window of Pontibacillus halophilus JSM 076056 = DSM 19796 contains these coding sequences:
- a CDS encoding LTA synthase family protein codes for MPQKRNLPLYLVASVLFGIKSYILYRFVFKLSMENGLQELILLINPFATALLFFMFAVWFKPEKQVKYIRRISLVLTLILYFNLLFYRNFTDFLTFPLLFQSSNMSDLGSSIMGLIHGPDLLLFVDVVLVYYLSKRVNWSAQPMFRQTRTAITGLAFALLMVNVALAETERPMLFTRTFDREYLVKNIGVFNYHIYDAVLQSKSKTQRVFADGSEIQEIDQYIDNQASADGESELAGVAKDKNVIYISAESLQTFVLGKEVNGKEITPFLNDLMKDSYYFENFYHQTGQGKTSDSEFIIENSLYPLSRGSVFFTNAQNEYNAVPEILSEYGYTSAVLHANNGSFWNRNVMYESLGYDEFFTEDAYTVNEENSIGWGLDDKAFFDQSVDKLKQLEEPYYAKLITLTNHFPFEMPEEQKSIDELQTGSETLNNYVTTVRYMDEAIQQFFEKLKESGEYEDSVIVIYGDHYGISENHDTATAEFLGKETITPYDHVQLQRVPLFVHVPGHDGEVKSEVSGQIDLKPTVLSMLGVQNNEDITFGTDLFSEDRKEFIALRNGSFVSKDHVYTGGTCYDRETGEVVAEGCQPIKEKVEQELNYSDSIIYGDLFRFFQFEHEEMPKE; via the coding sequence ATGCCACAGAAGCGTAATTTGCCCTTATATTTAGTTGCTTCCGTTCTCTTTGGAATTAAATCGTACATTTTATATCGGTTTGTATTCAAGCTTTCAATGGAGAACGGTCTACAAGAATTAATTTTGCTCATCAATCCATTTGCGACTGCGCTCTTATTCTTTATGTTCGCAGTCTGGTTTAAACCTGAGAAACAGGTCAAGTACATTAGGAGGATCAGTCTTGTATTGACGCTCATTCTGTACTTTAATCTACTATTCTATCGTAATTTCACTGACTTCCTTACCTTCCCGCTGCTCTTCCAATCTAGTAATATGAGCGACCTCGGAAGTAGTATTATGGGGCTTATACATGGCCCTGATTTACTGCTATTTGTAGATGTCGTGCTTGTTTACTATCTAAGTAAGCGAGTGAATTGGTCCGCCCAACCTATGTTCAGACAAACGCGTACAGCTATTACGGGCCTTGCGTTCGCTCTATTGATGGTGAATGTAGCATTGGCGGAAACAGAACGACCAATGCTCTTCACAAGAACGTTTGACCGTGAATACCTGGTTAAGAATATTGGCGTATTTAACTATCATATTTATGACGCTGTCTTACAATCAAAGTCTAAAACACAGCGAGTGTTTGCCGATGGAAGTGAAATCCAAGAGATTGATCAGTATATCGACAACCAAGCGAGCGCGGACGGCGAATCAGAGTTGGCCGGTGTAGCGAAAGACAAGAATGTGATTTATATTTCTGCAGAATCGCTACAAACGTTTGTGCTCGGGAAAGAAGTGAATGGGAAAGAGATTACGCCGTTTCTGAATGACCTTATGAAAGACAGTTATTACTTTGAGAACTTTTACCACCAAACTGGGCAAGGTAAAACGTCAGATTCTGAGTTTATAATTGAAAACTCACTCTATCCGTTATCACGTGGCTCTGTATTCTTTACGAACGCACAGAATGAATACAATGCAGTCCCCGAAATCTTAAGTGAGTACGGCTATACGTCAGCAGTATTACACGCAAACAACGGAAGTTTCTGGAACCGAAACGTTATGTATGAGTCATTAGGCTATGATGAATTCTTTACAGAAGATGCGTATACGGTGAACGAAGAGAATTCCATTGGCTGGGGGTTAGATGATAAAGCATTCTTTGACCAGTCTGTTGACAAGTTGAAACAGCTAGAAGAGCCTTATTATGCCAAACTTATAACGCTTACGAATCACTTCCCATTTGAAATGCCGGAAGAACAGAAGAGTATTGACGAGTTACAAACGGGTTCTGAAACGTTGAACAACTATGTGACGACAGTACGGTATATGGATGAAGCCATTCAGCAATTCTTTGAGAAACTGAAAGAGTCTGGAGAATATGAAGACAGTGTCATTGTAATCTATGGAGACCACTATGGAATTAGTGAAAACCATGATACAGCCACTGCAGAGTTCCTAGGTAAAGAAACGATTACACCTTATGACCATGTCCAGCTTCAACGTGTCCCGCTATTCGTTCACGTTCCAGGTCATGATGGAGAAGTGAAGTCAGAAGTGAGTGGACAAATTGACTTAAAACCAACCGTTTTAAGCATGCTTGGCGTTCAGAATAACGAAGATATTACGTTTGGTACGGATTTATTTAGCGAAGACCGAAAAGAGTTTATTGCGCTTCGTAACGGGAGCTTCGTGTCTAAGGATCATGTCTATACAGGCGGAACTTGTTACGACAGGGAAACGGGAGAAGTCGTAGCAGAAGGGTGCCAACCTATTAAAGAAAAAGTGGAACAAGAATTGAATTATTCAGACAGTATTATTTACGGTGACCTCTTCAGGTTCTTCCAATTCGAACATGAAGAAATGCCAAAGGAATAG
- the comGF gene encoding competence type IV pilus minor pilin ComGF — MSSRNSNGFTLIETMLAVTVMLLIVSLLPSMTSYIFQYHLHSEQKEVSVFFHVLEQSLAHLQELEVTEQKLTILTPDHKQVSIELAGSNIRQRVNGEGNVYLLRGVAHMTNTKESGMVNIAIVMQSGENYEKTFKIYK, encoded by the coding sequence ATGTCAAGCAGGAATAGTAATGGCTTCACACTTATTGAAACCATGTTGGCAGTCACCGTGATGCTCCTAATTGTATCTCTCCTACCAAGCATGACTTCCTACATCTTTCAGTATCATCTTCATTCAGAACAAAAGGAGGTCTCGGTCTTCTTTCATGTGTTGGAACAGTCTTTAGCACATCTTCAAGAGCTTGAGGTAACTGAACAAAAACTAACTATCTTAACACCAGACCACAAACAAGTATCAATTGAACTAGCTGGATCTAACATTAGACAACGGGTGAATGGAGAAGGAAATGTGTATTTATTAAGAGGAGTTGCCCACATGACGAATACGAAAGAATCCGGAATGGTGAACATTGCCATCGTGATGCAATCAGGAGAGAACTATGAGAAAACGTTTAAGATCTACAAATGA
- a CDS encoding Spx/MgsR family RNA polymerase-binding regulatory protein: MSNLTFYTYPSCTSCRRTKAWLKSQEVGFDERHLFRETPTRDELKEILQLTTEGIDEILATRGKTFKALDVDINDLSLNEFVDLVIEEPKLLRRPIITDGKKLVVGYNVDGLRSICKHSSDELVSQIS; this comes from the coding sequence ATGAGTAATTTAACGTTTTATACGTATCCGAGTTGTACCTCTTGCAGACGCACAAAAGCATGGTTGAAAAGTCAGGAAGTAGGATTTGATGAGCGTCATCTATTTCGTGAAACTCCTACACGTGATGAACTAAAGGAAATTCTTCAATTAACAACAGAGGGAATTGATGAAATTCTGGCTACAAGAGGAAAGACATTTAAGGCGCTTGATGTAGATATTAACGATCTTAGCCTTAACGAATTTGTAGACCTTGTCATTGAGGAGCCAAAGCTATTGAGAAGACCAATCATTACAGATGGGAAGAAGCTTGTTGTTGGGTATAACGTGGATGGTCTGCGTAGTATTTGCAAACATAGTTCTGACGAGTTAGTCAGTCAAATTTCTTAA
- a CDS encoding ABC transporter ATP-binding protein, whose translation MTTLFTFNHVSKHVLSDLSFTIDKQDRVMLLGPSGAGKSTLLHLFNRMTSPDSGEVYYKGKSIEEMDVRRLRKNVGLLMQSPNLFPGTVYDNLKYGPELFGEWEEQQGTVLLERVQLSKDYLHRSVDQLSGGEQQRVSLARTLANKPDMLLLDEPTSALDQRTIDEIEGVLLDLLKENEMTMVMITHDMEQAKRLGTRALYVEDGQLLEEGALPNLFDQPKTTQLQQFLS comes from the coding sequence GTGACTACATTATTTACGTTTAATCACGTGTCAAAGCACGTATTGAGTGATCTCTCATTTACTATAGACAAACAAGACCGGGTCATGCTCTTAGGGCCTTCTGGAGCTGGGAAGAGTACGTTGCTGCACTTGTTTAATCGAATGACGAGCCCGGATTCAGGCGAGGTGTATTATAAGGGGAAGTCCATTGAAGAAATGGATGTAAGACGATTAAGAAAAAACGTCGGACTTCTTATGCAGTCTCCGAATCTCTTCCCTGGTACGGTTTATGACAATCTAAAGTATGGACCAGAGTTGTTCGGGGAATGGGAGGAACAACAAGGGACCGTCTTATTGGAGCGTGTTCAGTTATCTAAAGACTACCTACACCGTTCAGTTGACCAGCTCTCAGGTGGGGAACAGCAGCGCGTATCCCTAGCAAGAACCTTGGCAAATAAGCCTGACATGTTGCTACTTGATGAGCCGACAAGCGCTTTAGACCAACGAACCATTGATGAAATTGAAGGAGTTTTACTGGATTTATTAAAAGAGAACGAAATGACCATGGTGATGATTACTCACGACATGGAGCAAGCGAAGCGTCTAGGAACAAGAGCGTTATATGTAGAGGATGGGCAACTTCTTGAAGAAGGAGCACTACCTAATTTGTTCGATCAACCGAAAACGACACAACTGCAACAATTCTTATCGTAG
- a CDS encoding M14 family metallopeptidase, whose product MGETFYHNRYDFSTLNDHIATLQKRFSFVSVHIIGQSVLGLPIYELRIGNGEKEVHWNGSFHANEWITTPLLMKIVEEYLQALEGNSEIESVRALELYYSTSLSVVPMVNPDGVNLVHHGAPHHSYYRERVKEMNEGHINFLPWKANIRGVDLNNQFPAHWEVEKRRKPESPTFRDYPGKRPLSEPESLAMYKLVQDRNFTRVLCFHSQGEVIYWGYQHLEPSRAKNVVEAFRSVSQYIPVQTVDSHAGFKDWFIFETGEEGYTVEIGKGINPLPFSTFQHHVARVKKLAVQSLLL is encoded by the coding sequence ATGGGGGAGACGTTTTATCATAATCGGTATGATTTTAGTACGCTTAACGACCATATTGCTACGCTACAGAAGCGGTTCTCGTTTGTATCCGTTCACATCATTGGTCAGTCTGTTCTGGGATTGCCAATCTACGAACTGCGTATCGGCAATGGGGAGAAAGAAGTACATTGGAATGGTTCCTTTCATGCAAATGAGTGGATCACTACGCCTTTGTTGATGAAGATTGTAGAAGAGTATTTACAAGCTTTGGAAGGGAATTCAGAAATTGAATCGGTACGTGCACTAGAGTTATATTACTCCACAAGTTTGTCTGTTGTACCTATGGTAAATCCAGATGGCGTAAACTTAGTTCATCATGGAGCTCCTCACCATTCCTATTATCGTGAACGAGTAAAAGAGATGAATGAAGGACATATTAATTTCTTACCATGGAAAGCTAATATTAGAGGTGTCGATTTAAATAATCAATTTCCGGCTCATTGGGAGGTAGAGAAACGTCGTAAACCTGAGTCTCCAACCTTCCGCGATTACCCAGGTAAACGGCCATTATCAGAGCCAGAAAGTTTAGCTATGTATAAACTAGTTCAAGATCGGAATTTCACCCGTGTACTTTGTTTCCACTCTCAGGGGGAAGTCATTTATTGGGGCTATCAGCATCTTGAGCCCTCACGCGCAAAGAATGTCGTTGAGGCGTTTCGGAGCGTGAGTCAATACATTCCAGTTCAAACTGTTGATAGTCATGCTGGATTTAAAGATTGGTTTATTTTCGAAACGGGAGAGGAAGGGTATACCGTTGAAATAGGTAAAGGAATTAACCCGCTTCCATTTTCTACATTTCAACATCATGTGGCACGAGTGAAGAAGCTAGCGGTCCAATCACTCTTACTCTAA
- a CDS encoding ABC transporter permease, producing the protein MDTAPNLSNLSLLYLSIFVLIPLFLSYYYQLGVNKDILWSSLRGTVQLFLIGFALNYLFNLPPLIGIPFLITVMIVVASFHARKKGTGLPNVLPTILIGLVLIEGGVLALWLLFDLIQFIPSQVIPMSGMVIGNSMIAMGLALERMKSEFKENEGRILAALSLGAAPDAASHVIVKKTLGAALIPNVDKLKTIGLVQLPGMMTGLILGGVSPVIAIKYQLVISLSIFSAVSLSAIYITLIMYRYYYNDTMQLDLDKARKS; encoded by the coding sequence GTGGATACAGCACCTAACCTGTCAAATTTATCTCTTTTATACTTAAGCATTTTCGTACTGATACCGTTATTTCTATCTTATTATTATCAACTTGGTGTAAATAAAGATATCCTATGGTCTTCGCTACGGGGGACAGTTCAGCTGTTTCTTATTGGATTCGCTTTAAATTACTTATTTAACCTGCCGCCATTAATCGGAATCCCATTCTTAATCACAGTCATGATTGTAGTAGCAAGCTTTCATGCACGTAAGAAGGGGACGGGACTTCCGAACGTTCTGCCGACCATACTGATTGGTCTAGTCTTAATCGAGGGGGGCGTACTCGCTCTTTGGTTACTCTTTGACTTAATTCAATTCATCCCATCTCAAGTTATTCCGATGAGTGGGATGGTTATAGGAAACAGCATGATTGCGATGGGATTAGCCTTGGAGCGTATGAAAAGTGAATTTAAAGAAAACGAAGGTCGTATTCTCGCTGCACTTTCTTTAGGAGCAGCCCCTGATGCTGCTTCTCACGTTATTGTGAAGAAAACGCTCGGAGCCGCGCTTATTCCGAATGTCGATAAACTTAAGACGATTGGGCTTGTTCAATTACCTGGTATGATGACAGGGTTAATATTGGGTGGGGTCAGTCCTGTGATTGCGATTAAATATCAACTCGTTATTTCTTTGAGCATTTTCTCTGCAGTTTCGTTAAGTGCCATTTATATCACCCTAATCATGTATCGTTATTACTATAATGACACGATGCAATTAGATTTAGATAAGGCGCGTAAATCATAA
- a CDS encoding DUF2626 domain-containing protein has protein sequence MDRTFRVLAFWTGIFTVMFYVGELYNASILSLVQTVFFLGLGYLKLSERMYMYIFGAYLTVFFIGFTYYSTFLLTPSFGH, from the coding sequence ATGGATCGCACGTTTCGTGTTCTAGCTTTTTGGACAGGAATCTTCACGGTAATGTTCTATGTAGGGGAATTGTACAACGCTTCCATCTTATCATTAGTTCAAACCGTATTCTTTCTTGGGCTCGGTTACTTAAAACTATCCGAAAGAATGTACATGTACATTTTTGGAGCCTATTTGACCGTTTTCTTTATTGGTTTTACGTATTACTCTACATTTTTACTTACACCATCATTCGGTCACTAA
- a CDS encoding MBL fold metallo-hydrolase has protein sequence MDIEQLPLGPLGTNCYLVHHNHETLIIDPGSEPDKLKRMIERRGLSPIAILLTHAHFDHIGALEGVRGEYNIPVYVHELEKDWLKDPKLNGSALFPMATSEIVVEEANHYLQPGELHIGSFQFEVVHTPGHSPGSVSLIFHDSEFVIAGDTLFQRGIGRTDLPGGDMDTLITSINNELLSLRDSYTVYPGHGPATTIEAEKVQNPFL, from the coding sequence ATGGATATTGAACAACTGCCACTTGGTCCATTAGGTACGAATTGCTACCTTGTACACCATAATCATGAAACACTCATTATTGACCCTGGAAGTGAACCGGATAAGTTAAAGCGAATGATTGAACGCCGAGGGTTATCGCCTATCGCAATCTTATTGACGCACGCCCATTTTGACCACATTGGAGCGTTGGAGGGAGTGCGTGGTGAGTACAACATTCCTGTGTATGTTCATGAACTTGAAAAGGACTGGCTTAAGGATCCTAAGTTAAATGGATCAGCATTATTTCCAATGGCTACTTCTGAAATTGTTGTAGAAGAAGCAAATCATTACCTTCAACCCGGTGAACTACATATCGGTTCTTTTCAGTTTGAAGTTGTTCACACCCCTGGCCATTCACCTGGGAGCGTTTCGTTGATCTTTCATGATTCAGAATTTGTAATTGCAGGCGACACGCTCTTCCAACGTGGAATTGGTAGGACGGATCTCCCTGGAGGGGATATGGATACGCTAATTACGAGCATTAACAATGAATTGCTTTCACTTCGTGATTCGTATACCGTATACCCCGGTCATGGACCAGCAACTACGATTGAGGCTGAGAAAGTACAAAATCCGTTCCTATAA
- a CDS encoding DUF2759 family protein has protein sequence MVLAIMLFAVTLLCLWAVVREVKRKNLFAVAFSFVCALVFGFFSIATIVKELKDMI, from the coding sequence ATGGTATTAGCAATTATGCTGTTTGCGGTTACGCTCTTATGTTTATGGGCGGTTGTACGCGAAGTTAAGCGGAAGAATTTGTTTGCTGTCGCGTTCTCATTCGTCTGTGCTTTAGTCTTTGGCTTTTTTTCCATTGCAACAATCGTCAAAGAATTAAAGGATATGATTTAA
- a CDS encoding ROK family glucokinase, which produces MGEKKLIGVDIGGTTVKIAFITQEGEIMEKWEIPTVLENEGASIVQDIADSIGSKQAEQSLLHEEFAGIGVGAPGFIEEETGLIYEAVNIGWVNFELSKQLNEATGYPVYVQNDANLAALGENWKGSGEQYKNVLAITLGTGVGGGIVVNGEILNGTNGMGGEIGHMTIETNGGHPCNCGKTGCLETVASATHIARLARERQAESKYLQQLNASEISAKDVYEAADALDEVAQQVLDYVHYKLGMAIANLAIALNPAKIVIGGGVSKAGDRLLNPVRAYFDQYALKRTSEAVEFSIASLGNDAGVIGGAYLVKQGME; this is translated from the coding sequence ATGGGAGAGAAGAAACTGATTGGCGTGGATATTGGAGGGACAACAGTTAAGATTGCCTTTATTACGCAAGAAGGAGAAATCATGGAGAAGTGGGAAATTCCAACTGTCCTTGAAAATGAAGGCGCTTCGATTGTCCAAGATATTGCTGATTCCATTGGCTCAAAGCAAGCAGAGCAATCGCTTCTTCACGAAGAGTTTGCTGGTATTGGTGTTGGAGCTCCTGGCTTCATTGAAGAAGAAACGGGTTTAATCTATGAAGCGGTTAATATCGGTTGGGTGAATTTCGAGTTAAGTAAACAACTGAACGAAGCCACCGGTTATCCTGTATATGTCCAGAACGATGCAAATTTAGCTGCATTAGGTGAGAACTGGAAAGGTTCTGGTGAGCAATATAAGAACGTCCTGGCCATTACACTTGGCACAGGTGTCGGAGGCGGCATTGTCGTTAACGGTGAGATTCTAAACGGAACAAATGGTATGGGTGGAGAAATCGGTCATATGACGATTGAAACCAATGGAGGACATCCATGTAACTGTGGGAAAACAGGTTGTCTTGAAACCGTTGCTTCTGCGACTCACATTGCTCGTCTTGCTAGGGAAAGACAAGCTGAGAGCAAATACTTACAACAGCTTAATGCCTCAGAGATAAGTGCAAAAGACGTGTATGAAGCAGCGGATGCTTTAGATGAAGTTGCTCAGCAAGTGTTAGACTATGTGCACTATAAGCTTGGAATGGCGATTGCGAACTTAGCGATTGCCTTAAATCCGGCTAAAATCGTCATTGGCGGTGGAGTTTCGAAAGCTGGAGACCGCTTGCTGAATCCGGTTAGAGCTTATTTCGATCAATATGCGTTAAAGCGTACGAGTGAAGCAGTAGAGTTTTCCATTGCCTCTTTAGGTAATGATGCAGGTGTCATCGGAGGAGCTTATCTCGTTAAGCAAGGAATGGAATAA